A window from Mauremys reevesii isolate NIE-2019 linkage group 9, ASM1616193v1, whole genome shotgun sequence encodes these proteins:
- the LOC120372243 gene encoding dolichyl-diphosphooligosaccharide--protein glycosyltransferase subunit 4 isoform X2, giving the protein MITDVQLAIFANMLGVSLFLLVVLYHYVAVNNPKKQE; this is encoded by the coding sequence ATGATCACGGATGTGCAGCTCGCCATCTTCGCCAACATGCTGGGTGTGTCGCTCTTCCTGCTTGTGGTTCTCTACCACTACGTGGCTGTCAACAACCCCAAGAAGCAGGAGTGA
- the LOC120372243 gene encoding dolichyl-diphosphooligosaccharide--protein glycosyltransferase subunit 4 isoform X1 — MGGAAPTRGETGHRAGASHTPGLQRAHGPWMITDVQLAIFANMLGVSLFLLVVLYHYVAVNNPKKQE; from the exons ATGGGGGGCGCAGCCCCTACAAGAGGAGAGACCGGTCACCGTGCGGGAGCCTCCCACACCCCCGGGCTCCAGAGAGCACACGGCCcatg GATGATCACGGATGTGCAGCTCGCCATCTTCGCCAACATGCTGGGTGTGTCGCTCTTCCTGCTTGTGGTTCTCTACCACTACGTGGCTGTCAACAACCCCAAGAAGCAGGAGTGA
- the LOC120371803 gene encoding caltractin-like isoform X1, which yields MVERKSSPSLGPQWKASSPKKVMEGAATRKKKVAPKLVLTEEQKQQLREAFDLLDTDGTGTVDVKDLKVSIRALGYEPKKEEMKKIISEVDKEGSGKINFDSFLYAMTQKMSEPESREDILKAFKLFDDNGTGKISFQNLKRVAGEIGENLTDEELQLFAVSTTPQGLPSKVNSDGVWMNFGTQAHCTVELLHPLRAILGLVGEDSCFLYVRECLGEQGL from the exons ATGGTGGAGAGGAagagctcccccagcctggggccacaGTGgaag GCTTCCAGCCCCAAGAAAGTGATGGAAGGGGCAGCGACCCGGAAGAAGAAGGTGGCACCCAAGTTGGTGCTCACTGAAGAACAGAAACAGCAGTTGCGAGAGGCCTTTGATTTGCTTGATACCGATGGCACCGGTACTGTTGATGTGAAGGACTTGAAG GTGTCCATAAGGGCCCTTGGGTATGAACCCAAGAAAGAAGAGATGAAGAAAATTATATCAGAAGTTGATAAGGAAGGGTCAGGGAAGATCAACTTCGATTCCTTTTTGTATGCGATGACTCAGAAAATG TCTGAGCCAGAATCCAGAGAGGACATTCTGAAAGCCTTCAAGCTCTTTGATGACAATGGAACTGGCAAAATCTCTTTCCAAAATCTCAAACGTGTGGCCGGTGAGATTGGGGAAAACCTCACAGATGAGGAGCTGCAG CTCTTTGCTGTCTCCACAACCCCACAGGGATTACCCTCAAAAGTTAATTCTGATGGTGTATGGATGAACTTTGGTACCCAAGCCCACTGCACTGTGGAACTCCTGCACCCACTGAGAGCAATTCTGGGGCTAGTGGGAGAGGACTCCTGCTTTCTGTATGTTAGAGAGTGCCTTGGAGAGCAAGGACTGTAG
- the LOC120371803 gene encoding caltractin-like isoform X3, whose translation MVERKSSPSLGPQWKASSPKKVMEGAATRKKKVAPKLVLTEEQKQQLREAFDLLDTDGTGTVDVKDLKVSIRALGYEPKKEEMKKIISEVDKEGSGKINFDSFLYAMTQKMSEPESREDILKAFKLFDDNGTGKISFQNLKRVAGEIGENLTDEELQAGERTFVNNGNIFQNVLFKKEPIPETDPRNPIIICSWHILRP comes from the exons ATGGTGGAGAGGAagagctcccccagcctggggccacaGTGgaag GCTTCCAGCCCCAAGAAAGTGATGGAAGGGGCAGCGACCCGGAAGAAGAAGGTGGCACCCAAGTTGGTGCTCACTGAAGAACAGAAACAGCAGTTGCGAGAGGCCTTTGATTTGCTTGATACCGATGGCACCGGTACTGTTGATGTGAAGGACTTGAAG GTGTCCATAAGGGCCCTTGGGTATGAACCCAAGAAAGAAGAGATGAAGAAAATTATATCAGAAGTTGATAAGGAAGGGTCAGGGAAGATCAACTTCGATTCCTTTTTGTATGCGATGACTCAGAAAATG TCTGAGCCAGAATCCAGAGAGGACATTCTGAAAGCCTTCAAGCTCTTTGATGACAATGGAACTGGCAAAATCTCTTTCCAAAATCTCAAACGTGTGGCCGGTGAGATTGGGGAAAACCTCACAGATGAGGAGCTGCAG GCAGGGGAACGGACTTTCGTGAATAAcggaaacatttttcaaaatgtactTTTTAAGAAGGAGCCAATCCCAGAGACCGATCCCAGAAACCCGATCATAATCTGTTCCTGGCACatacttaggccctga
- the LOC120371803 gene encoding caltractin-like isoform X2 yields MQCRHTVGGALCETGWSRQAGSLMIVIHVVSCSTNVSKASSPKKVMEGAATRKKKVAPKLVLTEEQKQQLREAFDLLDTDGTGTVDVKDLKVSIRALGYEPKKEEMKKIISEVDKEGSGKINFDSFLYAMTQKMSEPESREDILKAFKLFDDNGTGKISFQNLKRVAGEIGENLTDEELQEMIDEADVDGDGEVNEQEFLRIIRMNSM; encoded by the exons atgcagtgtagacatactgtggGAGGTGCCCTTTGTGAGACAGGgtggagcaggcaggctgggtcccTAATGATAGTCATTCACGTGGTCTCTTGTTCTACTAATGTTTCCAAGGCTTCCAGCCCCAAGAAAGTGATGGAAGGGGCAGCGACCCGGAAGAAGAAGGTGGCACCCAAGTTGGTGCTCACTGAAGAACAGAAACAGCAGTTGCGAGAGGCCTTTGATTTGCTTGATACCGATGGCACCGGTACTGTTGATGTGAAGGACTTGAAG GTGTCCATAAGGGCCCTTGGGTATGAACCCAAGAAAGAAGAGATGAAGAAAATTATATCAGAAGTTGATAAGGAAGGGTCAGGGAAGATCAACTTCGATTCCTTTTTGTATGCGATGACTCAGAAAATG TCTGAGCCAGAATCCAGAGAGGACATTCTGAAAGCCTTCAAGCTCTTTGATGACAATGGAACTGGCAAAATCTCTTTCCAAAATCTCAAACGTGTGGCCGGTGAGATTGGGGAAAACCTCACAGATGAGGAGCTGCAG GAAATGATTGATGAAGCAGATGTGGATGGAGATGGGGAAGTGAATGAACAGGAGTTCCTGCGGATTATAAGGATGAACAGCATGTAG
- the LOC120371803 gene encoding caltractin-like isoform X4, with amino-acid sequence MEGAATRKKKVAPKLVLTEEQKQQLREAFDLLDTDGTGTVDVKDLKVSIRALGYEPKKEEMKKIISEVDKEGSGKINFDSFLYAMTQKMSEPESREDILKAFKLFDDNGTGKISFQNLKRVAGEIGENLTDEELQLFAVSTTPQGLPSKVNSDGVWMNFGTQAHCTVELLHPLRAILGLVGEDSCFLYVRECLGEQGL; translated from the exons ATGGAAGGGGCAGCGACCCGGAAGAAGAAGGTGGCACCCAAGTTGGTGCTCACTGAAGAACAGAAACAGCAGTTGCGAGAGGCCTTTGATTTGCTTGATACCGATGGCACCGGTACTGTTGATGTGAAGGACTTGAAG GTGTCCATAAGGGCCCTTGGGTATGAACCCAAGAAAGAAGAGATGAAGAAAATTATATCAGAAGTTGATAAGGAAGGGTCAGGGAAGATCAACTTCGATTCCTTTTTGTATGCGATGACTCAGAAAATG TCTGAGCCAGAATCCAGAGAGGACATTCTGAAAGCCTTCAAGCTCTTTGATGACAATGGAACTGGCAAAATCTCTTTCCAAAATCTCAAACGTGTGGCCGGTGAGATTGGGGAAAACCTCACAGATGAGGAGCTGCAG CTCTTTGCTGTCTCCACAACCCCACAGGGATTACCCTCAAAAGTTAATTCTGATGGTGTATGGATGAACTTTGGTACCCAAGCCCACTGCACTGTGGAACTCCTGCACCCACTGAGAGCAATTCTGGGGCTAGTGGGAGAGGACTCCTGCTTTCTGTATGTTAGAGAGTGCCTTGGAGAGCAAGGACTGTAG